accaccaccaccagcgggaGGATGGTCGTCAGGCCGGAACGTCACCCGCTTGGGACTGGACTCGGGGCTGAGGTCCCCGAGGGACGATGCCGACCACGCCCGCTCCAGAGCCAGGCTCATCTCCTTCAGGTCCCTGGCCAGGAGGTGGCTGTAGCTCTCAGAACGACGCCTCGGGGAGGTGTGCTTCTCCCCGCGTGGCGTCAGGAGCAGCTCTGTCTCCACCTCGTCGTCGTCGACGTACACCTCCCTCACTCCGTCAATGACGACAGCGTGGCCATCCACGAACATGCCCCCTGCTGCCTCCAGAGCGATCATCTCCTTGTCCGTCCTCGTGCGCGCCTGGTACCCTCCAGGCCGTCGCCTCTCCAGGCTGTTGACAGAGAACTGGACCTGCTCCCCGACGTCCTTTGCCTCGCAGAAGCTGAGCTGCCTCCTGGCCACGATCCGAGCGCCGCCCGCCGTCGCGTTCTTCTCGTGCTCCTCGCGGGCATGGCGGCGCGTCTTGGAGGACGTGATCAGCTCCCTCAACGCCTTCAGCTTGTCTGTGAAATCCAGCTCCTCCGTGGAGGTGGATGTCGTCAACTCTCCACGGCCGACGGGCCTCGACATGGGCGTCCTGCCCTTGTTGTCCGACCACCTTGACCTGGAGGACTGCGTCTCTACGGAGACGCCCCCTGCCGAATGAGGTCGTCGGGGATGCTGCTGCCAGGGGGGATCACCCATGGTGACTTTCCTGGCTCGTTTTTCATGGGGGTGGAGGTTTCAGGTTTTAAGGAACAGTTGTGAGCTGTGGTGCTCTGGCCATTGGTTTCCTGTGGCGAGAGTCGGGGCACGGGACGGTGTGTGGGGGAACGACTGAGGAAGGGTGTCTTGGTTTGCTAGTGGATACCGTGCTGGCTTGCTTTCTTTGTCCGCTGTGTTCTCATCTGGAACGAAACCAGAGGATACACGTAACTGTCACTGCATTCGTTTGTAAAGTAGGCTACaaacattcaccacacacacacacacacacacttatgaacgcgcacgcgcgcacgcacacacacacacaaatatgaacacacacacacacacacacacacacacatcatca
Above is a window of Babylonia areolata isolate BAREFJ2019XMU chromosome 28, ASM4173473v1, whole genome shotgun sequence DNA encoding:
- the LOC143302117 gene encoding uncharacterized protein LOC143302117 — translated: MGDPPWQQHPRRPHSAGGVSVETQSSRSRWSDNKGRTPMSRPVGRGELTTSTSTEELDFTDKLKALRELITSSKTRRHAREEHEKNATAGGARIVARRQLSFCEAKDVGEQVQFSVNSLERRRPGGYQARTRTDKEMIALEAAGGMFVDGHAVVIDGVREVYVDDDEVETELLLTPRGEKHTSPRRRSESYSHLLARDLKEMSLALERAWSASSLGDLSPESSPKRVTFRPDDHPPAGGGGGGGRRCHSSLEHFHHEVPERDWSLPTTTTMIRTLNSQVAENSLKTYRTEADRPVSVPALLLAASDLKARDLIREKDAIYKQFSPRESYAGNSPPEHDLGPSSGSTTPRPVQTNVQLTDHPSPRAAKARPRSADPVRRTSEKVAGSPRGVSEEDGRGHWTQLLSQKRERSMTPGRFPAARCRAMHLWNRPATPPRARFCSRRRHSSCSKRTISV